Within Flagellimonas maritima, the genomic segment AGAAATTAAATCAAGACTCTGGTAAATTTCCAATTGATGTTGTATACCGTTCAATTTAAAATGTACGATACCATAGACAACCTCCCTTGTTTTATCATCGGTTGTGCTGTCCATTAAAAAGGGAACAGCATCGGGGGTACGTTCAAATTTGGCATGAACAACGTAGGTCGTGTCAGGTAGAAAGAATTCAAGCCCATCAAAATCTTTTCTATACCTGTCCGGTAAAGGCGATGTTTCAGGGTTTTTAAAAGTAGCGTTCAATTCTTGTTGAAAATCATTGATTTCTTTTATCAAGGTCGAACCTGATTGAGGCTCTTTTTTGGCTTCATGATATTTTTTATCAGGCTTACAGGCAAATACTAAAAAAACTGTCAGCAATAAAGAGTACTTCATCTTGATAAAATCTTTAGTGTAAAAGTAGCGCAAATCGTTCTTAATATTACCTTCGCCAATCCTCACTATTAAAATACTTGGCCATGATAAAAAATTCATTAATCATAACGTTAATATTAATAAGTGTTTCTTGCACGAATAAAAAGCAAGAAGAAACTACTCTTAGCATAGAAAAAAGAGAATTGCCCAACTTAGAGCCTGGAAGGTACAACGTAGCATTTTTAATCATGGATGGTGTATTCAACACGGAGTTCACTGCCCCATACGATATTTTTCAGCACACACAGTATCGCAAGAATATAAAAGCCATGAACACCTTTACGGTCGCTAATACCTTAGAGCCCATAACTTCTTTTGAGGGAATCAGGATTCTTCCTGATTTTGATTACTGCAAGGATTCAATCCCAAAAATCGATATTTTAGTTATACCCAGTGCCGAGCATCATTTAGATACGGATTTGAAGGATGAAAAAATGCTTGATTTTGTAAAAAAAGCCAGTGGGCAAGCTCTTTACGTGACTTCACATTGTGATGGTGCATTTGTTTTGGCTAAAGCGGGTCTTTTAAATGATGTGGTCTCCACAACTTTTCCGAGCGATATTGAAAAGTATAAAACCATGTTTCCGCATTTAAACGTTAAAGACAGTGTTCTTTTTGTACATGATGGAAAGTTTATCACTTCAGCAGGTGGAGCAAAAAGTTTTGATGCGGCTTTATACCTTTGTGAATACCTTTATGGGAAAGAGATTGCTGAATCTCTCGCGAGCGGACTCGTTATTGATTGGGATTTGAGCAAAATCCCTAAGCTTATTCTTCAATAATCTCATATCTGGAATCTTTCAGGTATTTAGAAACCACTTCATTGAATTTTGGGGTTATACGAAACAAGGCAGTATCTGGTAGACCATATAATTTGTCCTTATCCTTAAATCCTTTTTTTAAGGCTTCTTCAAGATAGAAAAGAGCGGTACCAAAATCTTCATTTTTAGAACTTAAGGATATAATTTTCATATAGTAATCAAAATTCTGAGGCTCTAAAATAGTCTTCAACATATATAAAAATGCCAGTGCATCCTCATCGATCAACTTTTCAGATTTTACCATGTCGATGTTATCTTCTGCGAGAGCATTTACAAAACCCAACAAGCGGTTTCCCATTTGTTTTTCATAAACGTTGCTCGATGCAGTGAACTTATTGATTTCTGTCTTTTGATAATTCCACCAGCCCAAGTTATTGAAGTTATGGGTCAGTACATCCTCTTCCATATAATATTGGTAATCTTCCTTTAAAATGGATTCTTTGAAAAAGGTAGCATTTTCGGCCCGTTTCATACTTTTAAATTCACGATTCTTCCGCAAAGCTTTTTGAACCTGCCTAAGTGAATCCAGATTTTTATGTGCCCCGTATATGGACGTCATCTCTCCCATAAATTGTTCTGCAAAGAGTAATTTTCTGGAACTTTTAAGGTTATTGACTTTTGCCAAATCCTCTTTATAGGCCTGCTCAATATAAATGGAATCTTTAGCTACGATTTTCTTTCCCATAGCGGACAATGTAAAGAGCTGCAAAGCCTTCTCGAAATAAGCAGTATCCGGCCATTTTTTCTCTTCGTCGTGCAATAATATCTGATTTGGGAATTTGAATCGATCTAAAACCTTTTCCACGGCAAGCATTTGCGTGTAATTAAAATCGTTCTTACCGATTATTCCAATAAAATGAAACGATCGTTTGGGGTTCAATAAATCTGAATTCGCAATGGAAGCCCCAATTGATATGGTACCCGCTATGTCCTTTAAAAAGACCGGTACTAGATTGGCAAATCTTGCACCGGAGGAAAAACCGGCAGTATAAACCCTCGACTTGTTTATGGGCAGCATTCCCACCAATTTATTGATGACATTGCTTGTTCTTACCATATTATTTGATAAGGGAACGGTATCCGAAATTTTTGGTGCAGCCAAGATGTAACCTTCTTTTTCAGCAGCACTTAAAAACACGGACAATGACTGCTTCTCCTTTCCTTCTAAATCGAACATCAATAGCAAGGGCCACTTTTTTGCAGTGGTAAAGTTGGTGGGCAGGTAAAGGGAAAAGCTATTGGGGATAGTATCATTTATAGCTATTGAGTCTATAATTTTCCCCTTTTTTAATACTATTTCTTGCGTAAATGCACTTTGAATGAATAATCCCACAAAAAATAATAAAGCATAATTTTTTTTCATAACGCTACAACTACAAAAATCTAGCCAAAAGAAAATGCTTGCTAGACTTTATAAAAGTAAACGAAAATTATAAGATATTCTTGCTTGCATTGATTGGTGCATTGGCTACAATATTGGATAAAACTATGTGGGTTCTACATTCTCCATAGACTATAAGCTCATCTATAAACTTTTCTAAATGTGATTGGTCTTTCAGGACCACCTCCATTATTATATTTTCATTGCCCGTGATACGATAGCAATTTATAACCTCTTGAAATGATTCTACTTTGCTCAAAAATGGTTTCAGCTTGCCCATAAAAGCACGGAGCATAACAATGGCTTTTAATTGGTGGCCGGCCAAAGAATAAGATACACATGTCCTATATCCTTCTATTAATCCCAAATCCTCCATCTTTTTTACCCGTTCCGTTACGGCAGGGGGCGTCAGGCCAACTTTTCGGCCTATTTTGGCAAAAGATTCCCTAGCATCTTTTTGTAAACAATCAAGTATTTTCCAATTGAGTTCATCTATCTTCATATTAAAAGTTATTTATTATAAAAACTTTATATTCAAAAGTAAATATTAAATTTCAATTTTAAAACCAAAGGTATATTATCCATTTGATATGTAATTTTAGGTTTTAAATTTGCTTTGAAGTTTATGGAAAGGAATGCTTTAAATTCTTTGGGAATTTATCGAAAATCGCTTGCCCTTCGAGATCTGAGCGAAGCGGTAGCTTATTATTTTTCCCATAATAGGGATATTCTCTCTTTAAATAATTATTGCAGTTTTAGAGATGATGTTTCCCAGTCTCTTTTGACTGATGCCATGTTGATTACCAAAGAAATAGAACATGCCGTCCTGAGCAATTCCCACCCCGTAAGAATGAAAAGTCTTGCTTTTATCAATATCATGACGCGTAATATTTTGGCGTATTGTAATGGTCTTGAAAGGGATGGGGTAAAAGAAAAGGAATATTTGAACTTATTGAGAAAAGAAATCAAAACTTTTAGGACATCCTTTAAGAAATGGAGGAAGTCCTTTAAAAATGGTAATGGGTAATTATTTTTTCCTAATTTTTTTGACGCATTACATATTACGCCTATACTGCCCTCCAACTTGAAATAGCGCATTGGTAATTTGTCCCAGCGAACAGTATTTTGTTACTTCCATCAGTTTTTCAAAAAGATTTTCATTGTTTATTGCAGCCAATTGAAGTTCCTTTAATTGTTGGTCCGTTTCTTTTTTATCTCTTGAATGAAGATTCTGTAAGGTTTCTATTTGGTTTTGCTTTTCCTCTTCTGTAGCTCTAATTACCTCAGCTGGCAATATAGTCGGTGAACCCTTGGAGCTCAAAAATGTGTTGACACCGATTATAGGGTACTCTCCATTATGCTTTAAAGTTTCATAGTGAAGGCTCTCTTCTTGAATCTTGGAACGTTGGTACATTGTTTCCATAGCGCCCAATACGCCGCCACGCTCTGTAATTCTATCAAATTCCAATAAAACAGCTTCTTCGACCAAATCTGTAAGCTCTTCTGTAATAAAAGAACCTTGCATGGGGTTTTCGTTCTTTGCCAATCCCAATTCCTTATTAATAATGAGCTGAATGGCCATAGCCCTGCGAACAGACTCCTCCGTGGGCGTAGTGATTGCTTCATCATACGCATTGGTGTGAAGCGAATTACAGTTATCATAGATTGCGTAAAGTGCCTGTAACGTAGTCCTAATATCATTAAAATCGATTTCTTGGGCGTGAAGACTTCTGCCTGAAGTCTGGATATGGTACTTTAGCATTTGTGCTCGTGGATCAGCACCGTATTTTTCCCTCAATGCCTTTGCCCAGATTCTTCTGGCAACCCTTCCTATTACAGCATATTCCGGGTCAACCCCATTTGAAAAAAAGAAAGATAGGTTTGGGCCAAACTTGTTGATGTCCATTCCTCTGCTCAGATAGTATTCCACATAGGTAAATCCATTGGATAGGGTGAACGCCAATTGTGTAATGGGATTTGCGCCTGCTTCAGCAATATGATAGCCAGAAATGGATACGGAATAAAAATTCCGTACTTGATGTTCAATGAAATATTCTTGTACGTCCCCCATCAACCTAAGAGCAAACTCTGTAGAAAAAATACAAGTGTTTTGTGCCTGGTCCTCCTTTAAAATATCCGCTTGTACCGTTCCCCTAACTTGATTGAGCGTGGTTGCTTTTATTTCACTATAAACTTTTTCAGGTAAAACTTGGTCTCCCGTAACGCCCAACAACAATAAACCAAGTCCATTATTTCCCTTGGGAAGACTTCCTAGATATGATGGACGTGTCTTTTCTTGTCCTTTAAAAAACGAATTTATTTTTTTCTCAACCTCTTTTTCAAGACCATTTTCCTTAATATATTTTTCACAATTCTGATCAATTGCAGCGTTCATAAAGAATGCCAAGAGCATGGGTGCAGGTCCATTGATGGTCATGCTCACGGATGTCATCGGGTTGCTCAAATCAAATCCTGAATATAATTTTTTGGCATCGTCCAAACAACAAATGGAGACCCCTGCATTTCCGATTTTCCCATAAATATCAGGTCTATGATCTGGATCGTTACCGTATAACGTTACAGAATCAAAAGCAGTGGAAAGCCTTTTTGCCGGCATATCCAAGCTAACATAATGAAAGCGCCTGTTGGTACGTTCCGGTCCACCTTCGCCAGCGAACATTCTTGTGGGGTCCTCACCTACTCGCTTAAATGGATATAATCCCGAAGTATAGGGAAACTCCCCAGGAACGTTCTCCTGTAAGCACCATCTCAAAATATCTCCCCAAGCTTCATACTTTGGCAATGCAACCTTAGGTATTTGACTATGGGAAAGCGAAGTGGTGTGGGTCTGGATATTGACATCCTTGCCCCTTACTTTAAATGTATAGATTTCTGATTTGTATGTCGCAACCTTTTCTTGCCACTTTATAATGGATTCCCAATGATGTGGATCTAGGTTCATTTTAACCTTCTCAAATTGTGCAATCAGCAATTTTACAAAGGGAATTTCATCATTTTGAACTTCTTCGAGAATAGAATCATGGTCAAGACCGGACTTAATTAAATAAGATTTTCCGTTTTCATCTGAAAGAACAGATAAAATTGTTTGGTGAATTCCGAACAGTTTTTGGGCCACCACTACTTGATCGTCTACACGTTTGTCGTAAGCACGATTGGTTTCTGCAATTTCAGAAAGGTACCTTGTTCTTGCGGGAGGTATCACAAATATCTTCTCTGTAGCTTCGTTCGATACTTGAAAGCTGGATATCAGCTTTGAACCTGCTTTTTTGACCAAGGTATCCATCACTGCTTTGTAGAGCCTGTTCATGCCCGGATCGTTGAATTGCGAAGCGATGGTTCCAAAGATTGGAAGGTCATCTTGGTTCACATCCCATAGACCTTGGTTGCGCATATATTGCTTCTTTACATCGCGCAACGCATCCAATGCTCCTCTTTTATCAAACTTGTTTATTGCTACGACATCGGCAAAATCCAACATATCTATTTTTTCAAGCTGTGTTGCCGCTCCAAACTCAGGTGTCATTACGTACAGGGAAACATCACTGTGCTCCAAAATTTCCGTATCTGATTGGCCGATACCCGAAGTTTCTAAAATAATTAGATCAAATTGCGCTGCTTTTAGTACTTGAACAGCTTCTGCTACATGTTTGGAAAGTGCCAGATTCGATTGCCTTGTCGCCAATGAGCGCATATAAACATTTTCATTGTTGATAGAATTCATTCGAATTCTATCGCCCAATAAGGCACCTCCTGTTTTTCGTTTGGAAGGATCTACTGAAATTATGCCTATTTGCTTATCAGGGAAATCGCTCAAGAATCGTCTAACCAATTCGTCCACAAGACTAGATTTTCCCGCACCTCCAGTCCCTGTTATACCTAGAACAGGAATTTTGTTGGAATGCTTTCCAATGTGATTTTGGTATTTTTCAAAAATTTCATGCCTATTCTCTGCCAAGGATATTAATCTGGCCAAAGTATTTACCTGTTTTTCAATAAGTAGTTCTTCCAATTTTTCTCCATTGGCCAATTTCAAATCAGGTACTTCAACATCACAACGTTGCACCAGGTCATTGATCATCCCTTGTAGCCCCATCTCCCTTCCATCATCAGGGGAATAGATTCTTTCAATGCCATAATCCATCAAATCCTTTATTTCCTTAGGAAGGATAACACCGCCTCCACCGCCAAAAATCTTAATATGCTCGGCTCCCTTTTCTTTCAACAAATCGAACATGTACCGAAAATATTCATTATGACCGCCCTGATACGAGGTCATAGCAATCGCATTTGCATCTTCTTGAATAGCGCAATCCACCACTTCGGCAACACTTCTATCATGTCCCAAGTGAATTACTTCGACCCCAGTGGATTGTATTATGCGTCTCATGATATTGATGGCGGCATCATGACCATCAAATAAAGATGCTGCAGTTACAATCCTTATTTTATTTTTTGGCGAATAGGGCTTTGTTTGTTTCATTGACAATTAGAGGTCTTATTTCGTCTTGCAATTTAAAGAAAATGCAACTTAAAACCGATTTTACCTATTATTTTATAAAAATAGAAAGGTCTTGGAGTAGGTTTTTTTGAATATCATAATTTTACCTTTCTAAATAAACCGAATGAAACTTGCCATACTTATCCATTGTTCCGACAAATCTGGAATCATAAGCTCGGTTACACATTTTATACATCAAAAAGGTGGAAATATTGTTTATCTGGACCAACATGTGGATAAAGAGGCGGGAATTTTTTTCATGAGGTTGGAGAGTGAATTTGAAAATAACATTTCACTTTCTGGTTTTAAAGAAGAATTTGCAAATGGAATGGCAAAAAAATACGGTATGCACTGGGATGTACATTTGGAAGATACAAAACCCAAAATGGGCATTTTTGTTTCTAAATACAACCACTGTCTTTATGATCTTTTGAGCAGATTTAATTCCGGGGAGCTCTTGGTAGATATTCCCTTTATCTTGAGCAATCACCAAAATCTAAAATATATAGCCGATCAATTTCAAATTCCATACTATCATATACCGGTCACGAAAGAAAACAAAGAGTCAGCAGAGACCAAACAATTGGATTTGCTACGCCGATATGAGGTAGATTTTATTGTACTTGCAAGATATATGCAAATTCTGTCACCAAAGTTAATAGATGCTTATCCTCAGAAAATCATTAATATCCATCACTCTTTTTTACCTGCTTTTGCTGGTGCAAAGCCATATCACGCTGCTTTTGAGAGAGGTGTTAAAATTATAGGCGCCACCAGTCATTATGTAACTGCAGATTTAGATGCTGGTCCCATAGTAGAGCAGGATGTCACAACCGTTTCGCACTCACATTCCATCAAAGATTTTATTGCAAAAGGGAGAGATCTGGAAAAAATTGTGCTTTCACGGGCCGTTAAACTTCATCTTTCTAGAAAAACAATTGTATATAATAATAAGACCGTAATTTTTTCATAAAAAAATTCTAACTAAATTCAAAGCATACTAACAAACTACAGAAAATCGCATTAACCATAAATCTTACAAATGAAACGAATTCTTTTATGCTTTTTATTTTTTCAGTTTTTAGGCTGTACTGAACTTCAACAGGTCGTTAATCAATTACCCCAAGGAACAATTGGCATTGGGAATGCAGAAATAGCCCAGGGACTCCGTGATGCCCTTAATATGGGAATAGACAAGCAAGTTGATAAATTGGCCATCAAAGATGGCTTCTTCAAAAATGAACTGGTCAAAATATTTCTTCCTGATGAATTAAAAAAAGTTGAAAAGACACTCAGGGACATAGGCCTCGATAATCTAGCGGATGAAGGACTGCGAATATTAAATAGGGCTGCTGAAGATGCCGTAGGTGAAGCCACACCTATTTTTATAGACGCGGTAAAAGGAATAACGTTCAACGATGCGAAGCAAATTCTACTGGGAGCCGATAATGCAGCCACCAATTATTTAGAACAATCCACTAAGTCAAAGTTGTATGATAAATTTAATCCGATCATACAAAATTCATTTAAAAAAGTGGGTGCAGACCAGATATGGAACAACATTATAACAAGATACAATACTATACCTCTTACTAAAAACGTAAACCCGGATTTAACGGATTATACAACACAGGAAGCTTTAAAAGGCGTTTACACCATGATAGCCATCGAAGAGAAAGAGATTAGGAACAAAGTTTCTTCCAGAACTACGGATCTGTTAAGAAGGGTTTTTGCGCTCCAAGACTAAATTCAAACTTTTTTTACATGCAATAATCGTCAGAATTATCCGTTTAAAATTAAGAATGTCAATCAAGTATAACAAAATCCTAAAGTTTAATTAACCTTTGCTAAAAAGGTAAAATTGAATTTTGCAAAAGATTATCTGAGTTAGCATTTTTTTGAGTTAGTTAGTTTAAAACCAGTGTTCGCACTGGTTTTTTCTTTTTCGGATAGTTTTGCAATGGGGTTTTCTACTTCCAAAATTCTTGTGGAACAGCTTCCAAAAGGTAAATTCTTATCGGGAATTACTTTTTTTAGGGTTTCGTTAACAAATAAATTTTCGTATTTCACTAATTTCAAGGGAGTTAATTCATCAATCAAAATAATGAGATGGTCAAAATTAATTTTTTTCCTATCTATCCTTTTATGTACATCTAACCAAGTTGAAGCGTATAATTTAAACAAATCAGACCTCACCACTTCACTTTCGGTATTCGATTCACTTAAATGGGCCGATTACTATTACAACATACATAGGTACAAAAAGGCAATCCCCATTTATGAAAAAAACCTAATTGATTCTGACAAAAAAACATATATACTAAAAAGGCTTTCATTGAGCCAAGCAGCGTTGGGCAATGTAGACGAGTCAACAGCGAGCCTAATGGAGTATCTACAATTGGAATTCAATCCAAATTTTTTGCTCAATGAAGGATTTGACCCCATTAGGGAAGAAAGCAAATTCAAAAAAATATCTGATAGGTTAATTCCAAAAGTAACCACTTGGTCCATAATATATTTATTTGTTGCTATAGTTGGCTTTTATGTGGTTTTAATCCTTTGCTTTAACAAACAAATTCATCCCGCATCCCGTTTTTTCATTGCATCGTTCATTTTCATCCATTCGTTTTTTATATTACATATAAGCATCAATTCCTCGAACTATTTTTTTGAATATCCGCATACTTACCTAATGTCTACTTGGGCGGTATTCCTGTACGGTCCCCTATTATATTTTTATTTTAAAAAAACGACCCTTAAATACAAATTTAAACCTATCGATATATTGCATTTAACGCCAACTGCTGTATTGATTATTTATCTTATACTGGATGTCTATGTACTTTCCCATAAAAACAAGATAGCACTCATGCTCTCCAGAATGCAAGATGGTCTAGGACCCCAAGACTCCAACAGATTAATGATTCTTGTTATTTTAAAAATTGTTTCACTGACAGTTTATGGTTTTTTTATAGGAAAGGTCTATGCAAATGGAAAGAACAATATACAGCTTGAACAGAAAAGTTTACTGTGGCAAAAAAACGTATACCATATTCATATTCTTTATGTTTTCGCTTACACGGCATATGGCATGGTCATAATTACAGGTCATACCAATGGTGTACTTTTTGATATTTCTGCGGCAACCATGGCTCTGATGGTGCTTTATGTTGGATATTCTGCAAATATTCAACCTGATGTTTTTAGCGGTGTTTACTCTTATAAGAATAGATTGTTCCCCAAATATGAAAAGTCTGGACTTACCCCTAGCCTATCCGATGAATTAAAGGAAAACCTCTTATACTTGTTTGCTGTAGATAAAATCTATAAGGAAAACAATATCAATTTAGATATGGTTGCGCAAAGGTTAAATACTACACGACACAACGCATCACAAATCATTAATGAGCATTTTAATGTTAGTTTTCATGAATTTGTAAATATCTATAGAATAAAAGAAGCAAAGCAATTACTGATAGAAAACGAATCCCGAAAATTAAATATTATCAATGTAGCGTATGAAGTTGGTTATAACAATAAGGTAACGTTCAATAAAGCTTTCAAAAAGGATACGGAACTAACTCCCTCACAATTTCAAAAATCAGTGGCAAGGACATCATGATTGTCAATTTTAATAAAATGAAATAAGGTAAAGGTTTATCAGGAATTTCCGTTCGCTATTTCAACATCTCTATTTTTAATCAAGAAAACAGCTCATCAGGAAACTAATAAGACATTTTTGGTCTCATTTAGGGATAATTGAATTAGTCAGCAATAATACCTTTTGCCTATGAGCTGTTTTATTTTCTTTTATATAATCCATCGAATAGGACACTAACTACTTCTTCTTTAAGCAAAAGTTCCCAAAGCTGTCTTATGGTTCCATCTTCATTTTTCGTCCAGGTAATTCTGTTTCTATAAAGTTTTCCATCAGCTTTGGTAAACTCCTTTGAAGACAATATCATCCGGTTACCGATTCTGTTACCGGAAAGCTTTAAGAAAGTTCCTGTATTGTCGACCCACAATTGTTCCCATTTTCCTGAAACATTATTATAAAAATTAAGACTTGTTCCTGTATATCCTGTACTCCCATTGCTCCATTTTTCACGAATTACACAGCCATTTTCTTCCTTACTGATTTTATTTGTGCCAGCAACCTGACCTTTTGGAGTGGTTACATTCCACTCTCCTACCCAAAAATCAAAAGCATGATGATTGTCCGAGCAACAAGAACATGTTTCTGTATGCTGTTGCCCATACGATGTAATACAAACAAAAAAGGCCAGTACTACAAAAGTCTTTATCATTTTGCGCTACTTCACATTTTGTAAGTACTTGATTACCTGTTCATTGAAAATCATTGGTTTTTCCACGTTGACAACATGGCCGCAATTTTCGATGACATGAAGTGTAGACGCAACATGTGAACCCACTACCTTTTTTATTGTTGGGAGAAAGAGGTAATCCTCCTCGCCCATAATGTAGAATGTTGGAATTTTGATATCAACTGCCCTAAAAAAACGCAACAACGGATTAATCTCAGAAGTTAACTTGAACCATCTTATGAATTCTTTTTGGTATAATTTTTTAGCTTCTCGTACAAACAACGACCGAGACTCCCTATGATTTTTGTTCGGCATAATGACAAATGCAAAAAATTTATAAAGCCATATATAAGGCACTATAGATTTAAAGATAACGCCCAGCCGCATCAAAACTTGCGAGCGAAGGTTAAGCTTCATTATAGCACCGCCCATTACCATGCTCTGTACCCTATCAGAGTATTTTTCAGCTAAATTCCTGATCAAAATGGTTCCAAGGGATATCCCAATAAAGTGTGACTTTTCTATGTTCTCATAATCCAAAACCTCAATGATATCAGCTGTAATCGAATCAAAAGTGTATTTATCACTGAAAGCATCCTTTATATTGGGTTTTGAATTGCCATGCCCTCTCAAATCCAACAACAAAACATTAAAATGTTTTTTAAAGTCCCTCAACTGCTTATACCAAATTGTGGAACTGCCTCCCGCCCCATGTACAAATGTGACCCACTCTTTTGAAATATCATGCCTATATGCCGTGTAGTGTAGCAATTATTGTTTTTTATAAATGTACGTTAATTTTTCGCTTACAAAAGGTAAGATTCTAACGTGAGAGATTACAATTCTGTTAAATTTTAGATAAAGTGCCTGATTTCTAGATGTGTACACCTTTTGACAGTAGTCCATACTAGAGTTTTCAACGTATCTTTGATATAACAAATCTTATAGTTATGAATAATCAGTATTGTAAGGTTGGAGCTGTGACTCCGATCACGAGTTTAAATCAAGCCGTTTCGGTTTTGGAGGTTATGTATCAGAATTTTATTGAG encodes:
- a CDS encoding DUF1684 domain-containing protein; translation: MKYSLLLTVFLVFACKPDKKYHEAKKEPQSGSTLIKEINDFQQELNATFKNPETSPLPDRYRKDFDGLEFFLPDTTYVVHAKFERTPDAVPFLMDSTTDDKTREVVYGIVHFKLNGIQHQLEIYQSLDLISQDKYKDYLFLPFLDETNGTETYGGGRYIDLTIPEGDKIVIDFNKAYNPYCVYNKEYSCPLVPRQNYLKTKVRAGVKDFSKE
- a CDS encoding DJ-1/PfpI family protein, giving the protein MIKNSLIITLILISVSCTNKKQEETTLSIEKRELPNLEPGRYNVAFLIMDGVFNTEFTAPYDIFQHTQYRKNIKAMNTFTVANTLEPITSFEGIRILPDFDYCKDSIPKIDILVIPSAEHHLDTDLKDEKMLDFVKKASGQALYVTSHCDGAFVLAKAGLLNDVVSTTFPSDIEKYKTMFPHLNVKDSVLFVHDGKFITSAGGAKSFDAALYLCEYLYGKEIAESLASGLVIDWDLSKIPKLILQ
- a CDS encoding alpha/beta hydrolase, producing MKKNYALLFFVGLFIQSAFTQEIVLKKGKIIDSIAINDTIPNSFSLYLPTNFTTAKKWPLLLMFDLEGKEKQSLSVFLSAAEKEGYILAAPKISDTVPLSNNMVRTSNVINKLVGMLPINKSRVYTAGFSSGARFANLVPVFLKDIAGTISIGASIANSDLLNPKRSFHFIGIIGKNDFNYTQMLAVEKVLDRFKFPNQILLHDEEKKWPDTAYFEKALQLFTLSAMGKKIVAKDSIYIEQAYKEDLAKVNNLKSSRKLLFAEQFMGEMTSIYGAHKNLDSLRQVQKALRKNREFKSMKRAENATFFKESILKEDYQYYMEEDVLTHNFNNLGWWNYQKTEINKFTASSNVYEKQMGNRLLGFVNALAEDNIDMVKSEKLIDEDALAFLYMLKTILEPQNFDYYMKIISLSSKNEDFGTALFYLEEALKKGFKDKDKLYGLPDTALFRITPKFNEVVSKYLKDSRYEIIEE
- a CDS encoding Lrp/AsnC family transcriptional regulator, which produces MKIDELNWKILDCLQKDARESFAKIGRKVGLTPPAVTERVKKMEDLGLIEGYRTCVSYSLAGHQLKAIVMLRAFMGKLKPFLSKVESFQEVINCYRITGNENIIMEVVLKDQSHLEKFIDELIVYGECRTHIVLSNIVANAPINASKNIL
- a CDS encoding methylmalonyl-CoA mutase family protein, whose product is MKQTKPYSPKNKIRIVTAASLFDGHDAAINIMRRIIQSTGVEVIHLGHDRSVAEVVDCAIQEDANAIAMTSYQGGHNEYFRYMFDLLKEKGAEHIKIFGGGGGVILPKEIKDLMDYGIERIYSPDDGREMGLQGMINDLVQRCDVEVPDLKLANGEKLEELLIEKQVNTLARLISLAENRHEIFEKYQNHIGKHSNKIPVLGITGTGGAGKSSLVDELVRRFLSDFPDKQIGIISVDPSKRKTGGALLGDRIRMNSINNENVYMRSLATRQSNLALSKHVAEAVQVLKAAQFDLIILETSGIGQSDTEILEHSDVSLYVMTPEFGAATQLEKIDMLDFADVVAINKFDKRGALDALRDVKKQYMRNQGLWDVNQDDLPIFGTIASQFNDPGMNRLYKAVMDTLVKKAGSKLISSFQVSNEATEKIFVIPPARTRYLSEIAETNRAYDKRVDDQVVVAQKLFGIHQTILSVLSDENGKSYLIKSGLDHDSILEEVQNDEIPFVKLLIAQFEKVKMNLDPHHWESIIKWQEKVATYKSEIYTFKVRGKDVNIQTHTTSLSHSQIPKVALPKYEAWGDILRWCLQENVPGEFPYTSGLYPFKRVGEDPTRMFAGEGGPERTNRRFHYVSLDMPAKRLSTAFDSVTLYGNDPDHRPDIYGKIGNAGVSICCLDDAKKLYSGFDLSNPMTSVSMTINGPAPMLLAFFMNAAIDQNCEKYIKENGLEKEVEKKINSFFKGQEKTRPSYLGSLPKGNNGLGLLLLGVTGDQVLPEKVYSEIKATTLNQVRGTVQADILKEDQAQNTCIFSTEFALRLMGDVQEYFIEHQVRNFYSVSISGYHIAEAGANPITQLAFTLSNGFTYVEYYLSRGMDINKFGPNLSFFFSNGVDPEYAVIGRVARRIWAKALREKYGADPRAQMLKYHIQTSGRSLHAQEIDFNDIRTTLQALYAIYDNCNSLHTNAYDEAITTPTEESVRRAMAIQLIINKELGLAKNENPMQGSFITEELTDLVEEAVLLEFDRITERGGVLGAMETMYQRSKIQEESLHYETLKHNGEYPIIGVNTFLSSKGSPTILPAEVIRATEEEKQNQIETLQNLHSRDKKETDQQLKELQLAAINNENLFEKLMEVTKYCSLGQITNALFQVGGQYRRNM
- the purU gene encoding formyltetrahydrofolate deformylase; translation: MKLAILIHCSDKSGIISSVTHFIHQKGGNIVYLDQHVDKEAGIFFMRLESEFENNISLSGFKEEFANGMAKKYGMHWDVHLEDTKPKMGIFVSKYNHCLYDLLSRFNSGELLVDIPFILSNHQNLKYIADQFQIPYYHIPVTKENKESAETKQLDLLRRYEVDFIVLARYMQILSPKLIDAYPQKIINIHHSFLPAFAGAKPYHAAFERGVKIIGATSHYVTADLDAGPIVEQDVTTVSHSHSIKDFIAKGRDLEKIVLSRAVKLHLSRKTIVYNNKTVIFS
- a CDS encoding DUF4197 domain-containing protein; amino-acid sequence: MKRILLCFLFFQFLGCTELQQVVNQLPQGTIGIGNAEIAQGLRDALNMGIDKQVDKLAIKDGFFKNELVKIFLPDELKKVEKTLRDIGLDNLADEGLRILNRAAEDAVGEATPIFIDAVKGITFNDAKQILLGADNAATNYLEQSTKSKLYDKFNPIIQNSFKKVGADQIWNNIITRYNTIPLTKNVNPDLTDYTTQEALKGVYTMIAIEEKEIRNKVSSRTTDLLRRVFALQD